One window of the Arvicanthis niloticus isolate mArvNil1 chromosome 23, mArvNil1.pat.X, whole genome shotgun sequence genome contains the following:
- the LOC143436817 gene encoding uncharacterized protein LOC143436817: MICGILREARPSRGRRSQSRSARRRLGNLREGSKTRGLLSNLFPRSVLKGDGRELEAAVSAATSVTSLCSFVLVVVEWECACPTSAQRQKQGLYSWVQDKEVTSSWSSFPRKTRLSQKGTPGPEPHNYSGLTRYPPGELTRGVVGPSWYNCPLRLRLFYFVRGEADSVKEVRGPDPLLCFL, translated from the exons ATGATTTGCGGGATTCTCCGTGAGGCACGGCCGAGCCGCGGGAGGCGCAGCCAGTCTAGATCTGCGCGAAGGCGGCTGGGCAACCTCCGGGAAG GTTCCAAGACACGAGGGCTGCTCTCCAACCTTTTCCCACGCTCAGTTCTAAAGGGAGATGGACGAGAACTAGAGGCTGCAGTTTCGGCGGCGACTTCGGTGACTTCGCTGTGTTCGTTTGTGTTGGTGGTTGTTGAGTGG GAGTGTGCTTGCCCCACCTCTGCCCAAAGGCAAAAGCAGGGTCTCTACAGCTGGGTTCAAGATAAAGAAGTCACTTCGTCTTGGAGCTCTTTTCCTCGAAAAACAAGACTTTCCCAGAAGGGAACTCCAGGACCAGAGCCACACAACTACTCGGGTTTAACCCGCTACCCTCCGGGAGAGCTCACCCGTGGCGTGGTGGGGCCTTCCTGGTACAATTGTCCCCTCCGCCTAAGGTTGTTCTACTTTGTCCGCGGGGAGGCGGACtcagtgaaggaagtcagggGCCCAGATCCCTTGCTGTGCTTTCTCTGA
- the Gsc gene encoding homeobox protein goosecoid produces MPASMFSIDNILAARPRCKDAVLPVAPSAAAPVVFPALHGDSLYGAGGGTSSDYGAFYPRPVAPGGAGLPAAVGGSRLGYNSYFYGQLHVQAAPVGPACCGAVPPLGAQQCSCVPTPPGYEGPGSVLVSPVPHQMLPYMNVGTLSRTELQLLNQLHCRRKRRHRTIFTDEQLEALENLFQETKYPDVGTREQLARKVHLREEKVEVWFKNRRAKWRRQKRSSSEESENAEKWNKTSSKASPEKREEEGKSDLDSDS; encoded by the exons ATGCCCGCCAGCATGTTCAGCATCGACAACATCCTGGCCGCCCGGCCGCGCTGCAAAGACGCGGTGCTCCCGGTGGCGCCCAGCGCCGCGGCTCCGGTGGTCTTCCCGGCTCTGCACGGGGACTCGCTCTACGGCGCGGGCGGCGGCACCTCCTCGGACTACGGCGCCTTCTACCCGCGTCCTGTGGCCCCTGGAGGCGCGGGCCTCCCGGCCGCGGTCGGCGGCTCCCGCCTGGGCTACAACAGCTACTTCTACGGGCAGCTGCACGTGCAGGCGGCGCCCGTGGGCCCGGCCTGCTGCGGGGCTGTGCCGCCGCTGGGCGCCCAGCAGTGCTCCTGCGTCCCGACGCCCCCAG GCTACGAGGGCCCAGGCTCTGTACTGGTGTCTCCGGTGCCGCACCAGATGCTGCCCTACATGAACGTGGGCACGCTGTCGCGCACCGAGCTGCAGCTGCTCAACCAGCTGCACTGTCGGCGGAAGCGGCGGCACCGCACCATCTTCACCGACGAGCAGCTCGAGGCCCTGGAGAACCTCTTCCAGGAGACGAAGTACCCAGACGTGGGCACTCGGGAGCAGCTGGCCCGGAAGGTGCACCTACGGGAGGAAAAGGTGGAG GTCTGGTTTAAGAACCGCCGAGCCAAATGGAGACGACAGAAGCGATCCTCCTCGGAGGAGTCGGAAAACGCTGAGAAGTGGAACAAGACGTCCTCGAAAGCCTCGccggagaagagggaagaggaaggtaaAAGCGATTTGGACTCGGACAGCTGA